One Brassica napus cultivar Da-Ae chromosome C2, Da-Ae, whole genome shotgun sequence DNA window includes the following coding sequences:
- the LOC125582352 gene encoding uncharacterized protein LOC125582352, with amino-acid sequence MILGVDNYESRLIPDNNSDELDCLRINDFEPFCQDELALYRQCAENRDKVLRVRLQESEHKLGMSMPIDLAKERITQLEAKATSLERHLILASGAEGIERFLIYLMECTHGGLRRLRSPLESFRGWVFCQ; translated from the exons ATGATTCTAGGTGTTGACAACTACGAGAGTAGGCTCATACCTGATAATAATTCTGATGAGCTAGATT GCTTGCGAATCAATGATTTTGAACCATTTTGCCAAGATGAGCTTGCCTTGTATCGACAATGTGCTGAAAACAGG GACAAGGTATTGAGAGTAAGACTTCAAGAAAGCGAACACAAGTTAGGAATGTCTATGCCTATAGATCTTGCTAAGGAAAGAATTACGCAACTTGAAGCTAAAGCCACATCACTAGAGAG GCACTTAATTCTTGCAAGTGGAGCTGAAGGCATTGAAAGatttctaatatatttgatGGAGTGTACCCATGGAGGTCTTCGAAGACTCAGATCCCCTTTGGAGAGCTTTCGCGGTTGGGTATTTTGTCAGTGA